A section of the Sebastes fasciatus isolate fSebFas1 chromosome 21, fSebFas1.pri, whole genome shotgun sequence genome encodes:
- the pex2 gene encoding peroxisome biogenesis factor 2 isoform X1 has product MAGLESEDNPKSSSPESDVDPQTPVLRISQLDALELDSALEQLVWTQFSQCFHNCRPGLLTPLEPELRALLHLLLWRFTLYSNSATVGQSLLSLRYHNSLSSSRRYRLLSRRQKLGLALLTAGPRWLQERSHSLLRFLSSGGLSVSERDGGLLQQGLRNCLTLVSSITQLASLINFLVFLRKGRHPVLAERIVGARAVFSKPNVVRDVTYQYMNRELLWHGFAEFLIFLLPLINTRKLKAAVFSIVSGGESADGEGATEGQGAWKECGLCGEWPTMPHTAGCRHVFCYYCIKSHSIADAYLTCPRCGAEAGQPEPVKMEVEMIGS; this is encoded by the coding sequence caggtTTGGAAAGCGAGGACAACCCAAAAAGTTCTAGTCCAGAATCTGATGTCGACCCGCAGACCCCGGTATTGCGCATCAGCCAGCTGGATGCCCTCGAGCTGGACTCAGCCCTAGAGCAGCTGGTATGGACCCAGTTCTCCCAGTGCTTCCACAACTGCCGTCCGGGCCTGCTCACCCCTCTGGAGCCTGAACTGAGAGCTCTGCTCCATTTGCTCCTGTGGAGGTTCACACTTTATTCTAACAGTGCCACCGTGGGTCAGTCTTTACTGAGCCTACGCTACCACAACAGCCTCTCCTCGTCTCGCCGCTACAGGCTTCTGTCTCGCAGGCAGAAGCTGGGTCTGGCCCTGCTCACCGCCGGTCCGCGCTGGCTCCAAGAGCGCTCCCACAGCCTGCTGCGGTTCTTGAGTTCAGGAGGGCTTTCTGTGTCTGAAAGAGACGGCGGTTTACTCCAACAGGGTCTCCGCAATTGCCTGACCCTTGTTTCTAGTATCACACAGCTCGCAAGTCTCATCAACTTCCTCGTGTTCCTGAGAAAAGGTCGCCATCCTGTCCTGGCTGAAAGGATCGTGGGAGCTCGGGCGGTTTTCAGCAAGCCCAACGTGGTCCGGGACGTAACCTACCAGTACATGAACCGCGAGCTGCTTTGGCACGGCTTCGCCGAGTTCCTCATCTTCTTGTTGCCGCTGATCAATACGAGGAAACTGAAGGCGGCGGTGTTTTCGATTGTTTCGGGGGGAGAAAGCGCCGACGGGGAGGGAGCGACGGAAGGGCAAGGGGCGTGGAAAGAGTGCGGGCTGTGCGGAGAGTGGCCGACCATGCCTCACACCGCGGGCTGCCGGCACGTGTTCTGCTACTACTGCATCAAAAGTCACAGCATCGCGGACGCTTACCTCACCTGCCCCAGATGTGGCGCAGAAGCAGGGCAGCCGGAGCCGGTCAAGATGGAAGTGGAGATGATTGGCAGTTGA
- the pex2 gene encoding peroxisome biogenesis factor 2 isoform X2 codes for MGLESEDNPKSSSPESDVDPQTPVLRISQLDALELDSALEQLVWTQFSQCFHNCRPGLLTPLEPELRALLHLLLWRFTLYSNSATVGQSLLSLRYHNSLSSSRRYRLLSRRQKLGLALLTAGPRWLQERSHSLLRFLSSGGLSVSERDGGLLQQGLRNCLTLVSSITQLASLINFLVFLRKGRHPVLAERIVGARAVFSKPNVVRDVTYQYMNRELLWHGFAEFLIFLLPLINTRKLKAAVFSIVSGGESADGEGATEGQGAWKECGLCGEWPTMPHTAGCRHVFCYYCIKSHSIADAYLTCPRCGAEAGQPEPVKMEVEMIGS; via the coding sequence gtTTGGAAAGCGAGGACAACCCAAAAAGTTCTAGTCCAGAATCTGATGTCGACCCGCAGACCCCGGTATTGCGCATCAGCCAGCTGGATGCCCTCGAGCTGGACTCAGCCCTAGAGCAGCTGGTATGGACCCAGTTCTCCCAGTGCTTCCACAACTGCCGTCCGGGCCTGCTCACCCCTCTGGAGCCTGAACTGAGAGCTCTGCTCCATTTGCTCCTGTGGAGGTTCACACTTTATTCTAACAGTGCCACCGTGGGTCAGTCTTTACTGAGCCTACGCTACCACAACAGCCTCTCCTCGTCTCGCCGCTACAGGCTTCTGTCTCGCAGGCAGAAGCTGGGTCTGGCCCTGCTCACCGCCGGTCCGCGCTGGCTCCAAGAGCGCTCCCACAGCCTGCTGCGGTTCTTGAGTTCAGGAGGGCTTTCTGTGTCTGAAAGAGACGGCGGTTTACTCCAACAGGGTCTCCGCAATTGCCTGACCCTTGTTTCTAGTATCACACAGCTCGCAAGTCTCATCAACTTCCTCGTGTTCCTGAGAAAAGGTCGCCATCCTGTCCTGGCTGAAAGGATCGTGGGAGCTCGGGCGGTTTTCAGCAAGCCCAACGTGGTCCGGGACGTAACCTACCAGTACATGAACCGCGAGCTGCTTTGGCACGGCTTCGCCGAGTTCCTCATCTTCTTGTTGCCGCTGATCAATACGAGGAAACTGAAGGCGGCGGTGTTTTCGATTGTTTCGGGGGGAGAAAGCGCCGACGGGGAGGGAGCGACGGAAGGGCAAGGGGCGTGGAAAGAGTGCGGGCTGTGCGGAGAGTGGCCGACCATGCCTCACACCGCGGGCTGCCGGCACGTGTTCTGCTACTACTGCATCAAAAGTCACAGCATCGCGGACGCTTACCTCACCTGCCCCAGATGTGGCGCAGAAGCAGGGCAGCCGGAGCCGGTCAAGATGGAAGTGGAGATGATTGGCAGTTGA